One Ignavibacteriota bacterium DNA segment encodes these proteins:
- the purL gene encoding phosphoribosylformylglycinamidine synthase subunit PurL, translated as MSTPVNFPGEPESTLASAQQHGLTEEEYGKILSILGRVPTYTELGIYSVMWSEHCSYKNSIAQIKTLPRSGGRLLVGAGEENAGLVDIGDGLAVAFKIESHNHPSAVEPYQGAATGVGGIMRDIFTMGARPIAALNSLRFGSLESARTRHLVDGVVRGIGDYGNSFGVPTVAGEVYFDPCYHDNPLVNAMSVGVVKHGAWASAVAKGAGNPMMIVGSSTGRDGIHGATFASEEISEASEKKRPSVQVGDPFTEKLLLEATLEAIRSGFVVGIQDMGAAGITCSTSEMSAKGKCGMRIDLDKVPARETGMSAYELMLSESQERMLVCVERGHEAKVRAIFEKWDLHAEIIGEVIDEDRLYISYRGKLVADLPPETLVLGGGAPVYIREAIRPDYLDSVNALDLASVPEPVDPAAVLLALMAAPDIASKRWVYEQYDSMVRTNNVVMTGGDAAVVYVKEGHKGLAVKTDCNGRYVYLNPRRGAQIAVAESARNVACTGATPVAVTNCLNFGNPYKPGVYWQFKEAIAGIGEACRVFDTPVTGGNVSFYNESPTASVYPTPVIGMLGVLDDIRRSTRAAFLHPGRDVLLLGVTRGHLGGSTYLAAIHGRVAGDAPALDLHEEARLYKVLAELADGGLIESAHDCADGGLAVALAEGCIIDESSKVGVTVRLEAAGLRVDQLLFGEDQSRVVLSCRPEETSAVCACAKKHDITCTKIGTTGGDGLVIEGILDVPAEELAHAYYGSIASKMKQPT; from the coding sequence ATGAGCACTCCCGTCAATTTCCCCGGTGAACCGGAATCCACCCTTGCCTCGGCCCAGCAGCACGGCCTGACGGAGGAGGAGTACGGGAAGATCCTCAGCATTCTCGGGCGGGTTCCGACGTACACCGAACTCGGGATCTACAGTGTGATGTGGAGTGAGCACTGCAGTTACAAGAACTCGATCGCGCAGATCAAGACGCTGCCGCGCAGTGGCGGCCGTCTGCTTGTCGGTGCCGGAGAAGAGAATGCCGGTCTCGTGGATATCGGGGACGGACTCGCGGTCGCGTTCAAGATCGAAAGCCACAACCATCCGTCGGCGGTCGAGCCATACCAGGGAGCGGCGACAGGTGTAGGCGGGATCATGCGCGACATCTTCACCATGGGTGCGAGGCCGATCGCAGCCCTCAACTCGCTGCGGTTCGGCTCGCTCGAGAGCGCGCGGACGCGCCATCTGGTGGATGGTGTTGTGCGTGGGATTGGTGACTACGGCAATAGCTTCGGCGTTCCCACGGTCGCGGGGGAAGTGTATTTCGACCCCTGCTATCATGACAACCCTCTGGTGAATGCGATGTCGGTCGGCGTCGTCAAGCATGGTGCCTGGGCAAGTGCCGTGGCCAAGGGTGCCGGGAATCCCATGATGATCGTGGGATCCTCGACCGGCCGCGATGGCATTCACGGGGCGACGTTCGCCTCGGAAGAGATCTCGGAAGCATCGGAGAAGAAGCGGCCCTCCGTGCAGGTGGGTGATCCGTTCACCGAGAAGCTGCTCCTCGAGGCGACACTCGAGGCGATCCGGTCCGGATTCGTCGTCGGCATTCAGGACATGGGGGCCGCGGGGATCACGTGCTCGACATCCGAGATGAGCGCGAAAGGGAAGTGCGGGATGCGGATCGACCTGGACAAGGTTCCGGCCCGCGAGACGGGGATGAGCGCGTACGAATTGATGCTTTCGGAATCGCAGGAGCGGATGCTGGTCTGTGTCGAACGGGGACACGAGGCGAAGGTCCGTGCGATCTTCGAAAAGTGGGATCTGCACGCCGAGATCATCGGGGAGGTCATCGATGAGGACCGGTTGTACATCTCGTACCGGGGAAAGCTCGTGGCGGACCTTCCTCCGGAGACCCTGGTCCTCGGTGGCGGTGCTCCCGTCTATATCCGTGAGGCGATCAGGCCCGACTACCTCGACAGCGTGAACGCCCTGGATCTTGCGTCCGTGCCGGAGCCCGTGGATCCGGCCGCGGTCCTGTTGGCCTTGATGGCGGCACCGGACATAGCCTCGAAGCGCTGGGTGTACGAGCAATACGACAGCATGGTGCGGACGAACAACGTCGTAATGACCGGAGGTGATGCGGCTGTAGTCTATGTCAAAGAAGGACATAAGGGCCTCGCGGTAAAGACAGATTGCAATGGCCGGTATGTGTATTTGAATCCGCGCCGGGGAGCGCAGATCGCCGTAGCCGAATCGGCAAGGAACGTGGCGTGCACAGGGGCAACGCCGGTCGCGGTCACGAACTGCTTGAATTTCGGCAATCCATACAAACCGGGTGTCTACTGGCAGTTCAAGGAGGCCATTGCAGGGATTGGCGAGGCGTGCCGGGTGTTTGACACGCCGGTGACGGGCGGGAATGTCAGCTTTTATAACGAGAGCCCCACGGCGAGCGTCTATCCGACGCCCGTTATTGGGATGCTCGGGGTTCTCGATGACATCCGGCGTTCGACACGCGCCGCATTCCTGCATCCAGGGCGTGACGTGCTTCTTCTTGGTGTCACGCGCGGGCATCTTGGTGGTTCAACGTACCTCGCCGCGATCCATGGCAGAGTGGCTGGAGATGCTCCGGCCCTGGATCTTCATGAGGAGGCCCGGCTGTACAAGGTCCTTGCCGAGCTTGCGGATGGTGGCTTGATCGAGTCGGCGCATGATTGTGCCGATGGTGGGCTTGCGGTGGCGCTTGCAGAGGGCTGTATCATCGACGAAAGCAGCAAGGTCGGGGTTACGGTGCGACTCGAAGCAGCAGGCCTTCGCGTGGATCAGCTGCTCTTTGGAGAGGACCAATCGCGGGTGGTGTTGAGCTGCAGGCCCGAGGAAACATCTGCGGTGTGCGCGTGTGCGAAGAAGCACGACATCACGTGTACGAAGATCGGGACCACGGGTGGAGATGGGCTGGTGATAGAGGGGATACTTGACGTACCGGCGGAGGAGCTGGCGCACGCATACTACGGATCCATCGCCTCAAAGATGAAGCAGCCCACTTAA